The following proteins are encoded in a genomic region of Brachypodium distachyon strain Bd21 chromosome 1, Brachypodium_distachyon_v3.0, whole genome shotgun sequence:
- the LOC100833922 gene encoding hydrophobic protein LTI6A, which yields MADNTATFIDLILAIILPPLGVFLKYGCEIEFWICLVLSFFGYLPGIIYAVWVIVK from the exons ATGGCGGACAACACGGCGACCTTCATCGACCTCATCCTCGCCATCATCCTCCctcccctcggcgtcttcctCAAGTACGGCTGCGAG ATTGAGTTCTGGATCTGCCTCGTCCTGTCATTCTTCGGTTACCTGCCAGGAATCATCTACGCCGTCTGGGTCATCGTGAAGTAG